One Thermofilum pendens Hrk 5 DNA segment encodes these proteins:
- a CDS encoding pyruvoyl-dependent arginine decarboxylase, producing MLLPKKYFVTKGKGLSNVSPLMAFNNALREAGIHQLNLVPVSSILPPEVEEESPRRLPAGSIAFVVMSEKRAKGPARISTGISWARGKPHGYVIEFHDGNSSAETSSNLSAMWSEIRLRDVLELEEPRYLVEELEIPPGYYGSVVVALVFSDYSFL from the coding sequence ATGTTGCTCCCGAAAAAGTACTTCGTAACGAAGGGTAAGGGGCTGAGCAACGTATCGCCGCTGATGGCGTTCAACAATGCGTTGAGAGAGGCCGGTATACACCAGTTGAACCTTGTGCCCGTCTCCTCCATCCTTCCACCGGAGGTCGAGGAGGAGAGCCCCAGGAGGCTTCCAGCCGGCAGTATAGCGTTCGTCGTTATGAGCGAGAAGAGAGCGAAGGGTCCGGCGAGGATAAGCACCGGCATATCCTGGGCTCGCGGAAAGCCCCACGGGTACGTCATAGAGTTCCACGACGGCAACAGCTCGGCCGAGACCTCAAGCAACCTTTCGGCGATGTGGAGTGAGATTAGGCTGAGAGACGTTCTTGAGCTCGAAGAGCCTCGCTACCTGGTAGAGGAGCTCGAAATCCCTCCAGGCTACTACGGTAGCGTCGTGGTGGCGCTGGTCTTCAGCGATTATAGCTTCCTCTAG
- a CDS encoding HemK2/MTQ2 family protein methyltransferase, giving the protein MVYEPREDTFLLLDCLKRGFRGGVLVEVGCGKGVVSVYASNRADYVVGVDIAWEAVRLSRELARASKECLVDFVQADMLNPFRDSSADVVASNPPYLPCDYREDPLVCGGEDGVEFSARLAREAFRVLRRSGELFLVASSISNFERLLDVLRGLYASVEVAEERRLFFEKLFCLRALKP; this is encoded by the coding sequence GTGGTATACGAGCCACGTGAGGATACTTTTCTCCTTTTGGATTGCTTGAAGCGGGGTTTCCGCGGAGGCGTGCTTGTAGAGGTAGGCTGTGGCAAGGGAGTGGTCAGCGTTTACGCGTCGAACAGAGCTGACTACGTCGTCGGGGTGGACATCGCGTGGGAGGCTGTTAGGCTTTCCCGCGAGCTTGCGCGCGCATCGAAAGAGTGCCTAGTCGACTTCGTACAGGCGGATATGCTAAACCCCTTTAGGGATTCCTCGGCTGACGTCGTCGCCTCGAACCCGCCCTACCTTCCTTGCGATTACCGAGAAGACCCCCTAGTCTGCGGCGGCGAAGACGGCGTTGAGTTCTCGGCGAGGCTTGCACGAGAAGCCTTCAGGGTTCTACGTAGGAGCGGAGAGCTATTCCTAGTTGCGTCGTCTATTTCGAATTTCGAGAGGCTCCTCGATGTATTAAGGGGCCTTTACGCGAGCGTTGAGGTGGCAGAGGAGAGAAGACTCTTCTTCGAGAAACTCTTCTGTCTACGCGCGCTGAAACCTTGA
- a CDS encoding metal-sulfur cluster assembly factor encodes MAGEVTQERVMEALKEVYDPEIPFNVVDLGLVYGVEVDGRKVKVKMTLTAIGCPMSYFLVEMVRDVIKEKIPEVEDVEVDLVFDPPWTPDRIKPEVRRLLGI; translated from the coding sequence ATGGCGGGAGAAGTCACCCAGGAGCGCGTCATGGAGGCTTTAAAGGAGGTATACGACCCGGAAATACCGTTTAACGTGGTGGATCTAGGCCTCGTATACGGCGTCGAAGTTGACGGTAGAAAAGTAAAGGTGAAGATGACGCTGACGGCTATTGGGTGCCCGATGTCGTACTTCCTCGTTGAGATGGTCAGGGATGTTATCAAGGAGAAGATCCCGGAGGTTGAAGACGTGGAGGTAGACCTCGTCTTCGACCCTCCCTGGACGCCAGACCGCATTAAGCCGGAGGTGAGGCGGCTACTAGGGATATAG
- a CDS encoding ERCC4 domain-containing protein: MQVPVVIVDDRERRSPVLSELARLGVRYSVARLEVGDYDVGGVYGVERKSSGDFVNSVIDGRLFEQAKYLRESYETAIIVVEGDLSEEVSRRQVSLNPLFGALAALAENGVSVLQVRSYAETALLIYVLWKRLQKHGSSFLVRSKKKVFKESTSIPVVQLNLIASLPGISREMADRILREFHTPRRFFTATPAELRRIHGLGPKRIQKILQVLDTSYVSAKMLSDSRKAEANSNEEELDQARGEGE, encoded by the coding sequence ATGCAGGTACCTGTTGTTATTGTGGATGACCGTGAGAGAAGGTCTCCCGTGCTCTCCGAGCTGGCTAGGCTGGGCGTTAGGTACTCGGTTGCCAGGCTAGAGGTCGGGGACTACGATGTCGGCGGCGTTTACGGGGTGGAGCGGAAGAGTTCTGGCGACTTCGTGAACTCGGTTATCGATGGGAGGCTTTTCGAGCAGGCAAAGTACCTTCGGGAGTCGTACGAGACTGCTATAATAGTCGTGGAGGGCGATCTATCGGAGGAGGTTAGCCGGAGGCAAGTATCCCTGAACCCTCTTTTCGGAGCTCTAGCGGCGCTGGCCGAGAACGGGGTCTCCGTTCTCCAGGTTAGGAGCTACGCGGAGACGGCGCTTCTGATATACGTGCTGTGGAAGAGGCTTCAGAAACACGGGTCAAGCTTTCTCGTTAGGTCGAAGAAGAAGGTCTTCAAGGAGTCTACCAGCATACCGGTAGTACAGCTCAATCTCATAGCGAGCCTGCCGGGGATAAGCAGGGAGATGGCGGACAGGATACTGAGAGAGTTTCACACCCCTAGACGCTTCTTCACGGCGACACCGGCGGAGCTTCGCAGAATCCACGGGCTCGGGCCTAAGCGGATACAGAAGATACTCCAGGTCCTAGACACTTCCTACGTGTCCGCTAAGATGCTGAGCGACTCCCGCAAAGCCGAGGCGAACAGCAACGAAGAAGAGCTTGACCAAGCTCGCGGGGAGGGCGAGTAA
- the rpl12p gene encoding 50S ribosomal protein P1, translating to MEYVYASLLLYHAGKEISEENVKRILEAAGIQVDDVRVKALVAALKEVNIEEALKTAALPVAVGAPAPATAPAQAPPAEEKKEEKKEEKKEEVKEETVEEGLASLFGF from the coding sequence ATGGAGTACGTGTATGCAAGCCTGTTGCTGTACCACGCTGGGAAGGAGATAAGCGAGGAAAACGTGAAGCGCATACTCGAAGCTGCAGGAATACAGGTTGACGACGTCAGGGTAAAAGCTCTAGTCGCGGCATTGAAGGAAGTGAACATAGAGGAAGCACTTAAAACCGCCGCCCTACCAGTCGCGGTAGGAGCCCCGGCCCCAGCTACGGCGCCCGCGCAGGCTCCGCCCGCCGAGGAGAAGAAGGAGGAGAAGAAAGAGGAGAAGAAGGAAGAGGTAAAGGAGGAAACGGTCGAAGAGGGTCTCGCGTCCCTCTTCGGCTTCTAG
- a CDS encoding prepilin peptidase has product MVAGTLWVAAYQDFRTREIDDKVWIAGTLLATPLLAAELASGRIVLQLYLLSLAVSLALAVLSLKLGLTGEADAIAFAFLGFFEPPRLSPLFAVPLGTILLLSLVPTAFFAAYNVYWNLGKPQKFEGYRLNTLERLVALVAMRYVSREEYERYSYMLAPATRVDADGLKIEIGVGIPGRAEPPSLPGFWATALAPYVTFIALGYSAYLALCWLL; this is encoded by the coding sequence GTGGTAGCGGGTACTCTCTGGGTAGCGGCTTACCAAGACTTCAGAACGCGCGAGATCGACGACAAGGTATGGATTGCGGGAACCCTTCTGGCAACCCCCCTCCTCGCGGCGGAGCTAGCTTCTGGAAGAATCGTACTCCAACTCTACCTGTTATCCCTAGCTGTAAGCCTCGCCTTGGCAGTTCTATCCCTTAAACTGGGCTTAACTGGTGAAGCCGACGCCATAGCCTTCGCTTTCCTGGGCTTCTTCGAGCCGCCGAGGCTATCCCCGCTCTTCGCCGTGCCACTGGGAACGATCCTGCTCCTCTCCCTCGTACCAACAGCCTTCTTCGCGGCTTACAACGTCTACTGGAACCTCGGCAAGCCTCAGAAATTCGAGGGCTACAGGCTGAATACTCTCGAAAGGTTGGTTGCACTCGTAGCTATGAGGTACGTCTCCAGGGAGGAGTACGAAAGGTACTCCTACATGCTCGCCCCCGCCACGAGGGTAGACGCGGATGGGCTTAAAATAGAGATAGGCGTCGGAATCCCGGGCCGCGCCGAGCCCCCGTCCCTCCCCGGCTTCTGGGCGACAGCGCTAGCCCCCTATGTTACCTTCATAGCCCTAGGCTACTCTGCCTACCTAGCCTTATGCTGGTTGCTTTGA
- the tpiA gene encoding triose-phosphate isomerase, with translation MKIGYPLILINFKAYSEASGKRGLQLAKVAEKVSKETGITIAVAPQLTDLAFIASQVEIPVFSQHVDDVPPGSYTGHVTLEAVKDAGAVGTMVNHSERRVRADQVDVIVKRARSLGLTTVVCTNTPEVTAAMAALGPDMVAIEPPELIGTGIPVSKAKPEVVTSSVELVKKVNPNVKVLCGAGITVGEDVAAALRLGTVGVLLASGVVKAKDWEKAILDLISPIIKK, from the coding sequence ATGAAAATTGGGTATCCACTAATTCTAATAAATTTTAAGGCGTACTCGGAGGCTTCCGGCAAGAGGGGGCTACAGCTGGCGAAGGTTGCCGAGAAGGTAAGCAAGGAGACTGGTATCACGATAGCCGTTGCGCCCCAGCTAACAGACCTCGCCTTCATCGCCAGCCAGGTCGAAATACCCGTGTTTAGCCAGCATGTAGACGACGTTCCGCCGGGTAGCTATACCGGCCACGTAACCCTGGAGGCTGTCAAGGATGCTGGCGCCGTAGGCACGATGGTGAATCACAGCGAGAGAAGGGTTAGAGCAGACCAAGTAGACGTGATAGTGAAGCGGGCGCGCAGCCTAGGACTGACAACGGTCGTGTGCACGAACACTCCTGAAGTCACAGCTGCTATGGCAGCCCTGGGTCCCGATATGGTGGCAATCGAGCCCCCGGAGCTCATAGGTACGGGTATACCCGTCTCAAAGGCGAAGCCCGAGGTTGTTACGAGCTCCGTAGAGCTCGTGAAGAAGGTAAACCCGAACGTAAAGGTGCTCTGCGGCGCAGGGATAACTGTCGGCGAAGACGTCGCCGCCGCCCTTAGACTCGGCACGGTGGGCGTGCTCCTAGCATCCGGCGTCGTGAAGGCAAAGGACTGGGAAAAGGCTATCCTGGATCTAATAAGCCCCATAATCAAGAAGTAG